In the Flavobacterium pallidum genome, one interval contains:
- a CDS encoding UpxY family transcription antiterminator, with protein MPWFVIYTQARNEKKVALRLENIGIEVYCPLVTQIRQWSDRKKKVETPLISSYVFVNVTENEREKVFQVPGVVRYLFWLGKPAVIRNEEIEALKDSLKEAVFKTEITSLKPGSPISIPHGPFQGKLGTVSQVNKNSVKIILQEMGILITLIKHESA; from the coding sequence ATGCCCTGGTTTGTAATTTATACGCAGGCACGCAATGAAAAAAAAGTTGCCTTACGCCTGGAAAATATCGGAATAGAAGTCTATTGCCCGCTGGTAACACAAATCAGGCAATGGTCGGACAGGAAGAAAAAAGTGGAAACACCGCTGATCAGTTCTTACGTTTTTGTAAATGTCACTGAAAATGAAAGGGAAAAAGTATTCCAGGTCCCCGGAGTCGTACGTTATCTTTTTTGGCTTGGAAAGCCCGCGGTGATACGGAACGAAGAAATTGAAGCGCTTAAGGACAGCCTGAAAGAGGCGGTATTTAAGACAGAAATAACAAGCCTGAAACCAGGCAGCCCGATCAGCATCCCGCACGGTCCTTTTCAGGGAAAACTGGGAACGGTGAGCCAGGTGAATAAAAACAGTGTGAAAATTATCCTTCAGGAAATGGGGATCCTTATCACGCTCATTAAGCACGAAAGCGCTTAA
- a CDS encoding winged helix-turn-helix domain-containing protein — protein sequence MLESLITSKTRLRILVKFFMNVATNGYLRGLAEELNESTNAIRKELNNLMDAGFLEKETSKNKIIYKANIKHPLFAIIQKIVRHHIGIEAMVEMILQRMGDVEKVVIIGDYANGNDSGTIQVILVGQNLHASYIDKLGAKIENEIKRKVEFFLMSDYDDDKGLVIYENHKPTV from the coding sequence ATGCTCGAATCACTTATTACTTCAAAGACGAGATTAAGGATATTGGTGAAATTTTTCATGAATGTCGCTACCAATGGCTACCTGCGTGGCCTGGCAGAAGAGTTGAACGAATCCACAAACGCCATCCGAAAAGAGCTCAACAACCTGATGGATGCCGGATTCCTGGAAAAGGAAACCAGCAAAAATAAAATTATTTACAAGGCGAATATCAAGCATCCGCTGTTTGCCATCATACAAAAAATCGTGCGTCACCATATCGGGATCGAGGCCATGGTCGAAATGATCCTGCAACGTATGGGCGATGTGGAAAAGGTAGTAATCATCGGGGATTATGCCAATGGCAATGACAGCGGTACGATCCAGGTGATTTTAGTCGGGCAGAATTTGCATGCAAGCTACATTGACAAACTGGGGGCCAAGATTGAAAATGAGATAAAGCGCAAGGTCGAGTTCTTTTTAATGAGTGACTATGACGATGACAAGGGCCTCGTGATTTATGAAAACCACAAACCGACGGTATAA
- a CDS encoding UDP-glucose 6-dehydrogenase, whose product MKITNICCIGAGYVGGPTMAIIAQKCPHIKVTVVDLNAERIAAWNDENVENIPIYEPGLSELVGEARGRNLFFSTEVDKAIDEAQMIFISVNTPTKTYGLGKGMAADLKYIELCARQIASIAKNDKIVVEKSTLPVRTAEAIKSILENTGNGVHFQILSNPEFLAEGTAVQDLLQPDRVLIGGETSPEGEQAINSLVEVYANWVPKERILTTNVWSSELSKLTANAFLAQRVSSINAMSELCEKTGADVNEVARAIGMDSRIGPKFLKSSVGFGGSCFQKDILNLVYIAKSYGLHEVADYWVQVIIMNDHQKRRFAANIVQTLYNTVSGKKIAFLGWAFKKDTNDTRESAAIYVSDYLLNEQANIAVFDPQVKEKQVLADLDYLQSRPSDLNKKGINVMDDPYEVCKGAHAVAILTEWDEFREYDWQKIYDNMQKPAFVFDGRNILDTPKLTAIGFIVQSVGSTN is encoded by the coding sequence ATGAAAATTACAAACATTTGTTGCATCGGGGCCGGTTATGTGGGCGGTCCGACCATGGCAATCATAGCCCAGAAATGTCCTCATATTAAAGTGACCGTTGTCGACCTGAATGCGGAGAGGATCGCTGCATGGAATGATGAGAACGTGGAGAATATTCCGATTTATGAGCCGGGACTGAGTGAACTGGTTGGGGAAGCACGCGGACGCAACCTGTTTTTTTCAACTGAGGTGGATAAGGCCATTGATGAAGCACAGATGATTTTTATTTCCGTAAATACGCCTACAAAAACCTACGGATTAGGTAAAGGAATGGCAGCTGATTTGAAATACATCGAACTGTGCGCGCGCCAGATTGCGAGCATTGCCAAAAACGATAAGATTGTAGTTGAAAAATCGACGCTTCCGGTAAGGACCGCCGAAGCCATAAAGAGTATTTTGGAGAATACCGGAAACGGCGTTCATTTCCAGATTTTATCAAACCCTGAATTTTTAGCCGAAGGTACAGCGGTGCAGGATTTACTCCAGCCGGACCGTGTGCTCATCGGTGGAGAAACCAGTCCGGAAGGCGAGCAGGCCATCAATTCTTTGGTGGAAGTGTATGCCAACTGGGTTCCTAAAGAACGCATCCTCACCACCAATGTGTGGTCGTCGGAGCTGTCAAAACTGACGGCAAATGCATTCCTGGCGCAAAGGGTTTCTTCGATTAATGCCATGTCCGAATTGTGTGAAAAGACCGGCGCAGATGTCAATGAAGTGGCGCGCGCCATCGGGATGGACAGCCGTATCGGGCCGAAGTTCCTGAAATCATCAGTGGGTTTCGGCGGGTCTTGTTTCCAGAAGGATATCCTGAACCTGGTTTATATTGCCAAGTCTTACGGACTCCATGAAGTGGCCGATTACTGGGTGCAGGTCATCATCATGAACGACCACCAGAAAAGGAGGTTTGCTGCAAACATCGTACAGACATTATATAACACGGTTTCCGGGAAGAAAATTGCGTTCCTCGGATGGGCATTCAAGAAAGATACCAACGATACGCGCGAATCCGCAGCAATTTATGTTTCGGATTATTTGCTGAACGAACAGGCCAACATCGCCGTTTTCGATCCACAGGTAAAAGAAAAACAGGTACTTGCCGATTTGGATTACCTCCAGTCACGCCCGTCAGATCTTAATAAGAAAGGTATTAATGTGATGGATGATCCTTATGAAGTTTGCAAAGGTGCCCATGCGGTGGCCATCCTTACAGAATGGGATGAATTCAGGGAATACGACTGGCAGAAAATTTATGATAATATGCAGAAACCAGCATTCGTATTTGATGGCAGGAACATTTTGGATACTCCAAAACTGACCGCTATAGGATTCATTGTACAGTCGGTAGGAAGTACAAATTAG
- a CDS encoding nucleotide sugar dehydrogenase translates to MKIAVIGLGYVGLPLARLFATKYSVVGFDINQNRVNELNVGVDNTLEIEKELLQSVLLKSASDNANGLWCSANPEDIKDCNYYVVTVPTPVDKNNRPDLTPLYKSSETVGKVLKKGDIVIYESTVYPGVTEEECVPVLEKISGLKFNVDFFAGYSPERINPGDKEHTVEKILKVTAGSTPEIGQKVDQLYKSVITAGTHLAPTIKVAEAAKVIENSQRDINIAFVNELSKIFNKLGIDTHDVLEAAGTKWNFLPFRPGLVGGHCIGVDPYYLAQKAQECGYHPEIILAGRRLNDSMGSYVASEVVKLMIRNGVVVNGAELLMLGITFKENCPDVRNTKIVDVIAALEEYGIRVSIYDPWANPAEVQHEYKLKTTNTIPDEKFDAIVLGVSHHEFRDIDYDVLKKPNAVLYDVKGILGSKADGKL, encoded by the coding sequence ATGAAAATAGCAGTCATAGGTTTAGGATATGTTGGTTTGCCATTGGCACGATTATTTGCAACCAAATACTCCGTTGTAGGATTTGACATCAACCAGAACCGCGTTAACGAGCTTAATGTAGGAGTGGACAATACCCTCGAAATTGAAAAAGAATTGCTGCAGTCCGTTTTGCTTAAAAGCGCTTCGGATAACGCCAATGGACTTTGGTGCTCTGCAAATCCTGAAGATATCAAGGACTGCAACTATTACGTAGTGACCGTTCCGACACCCGTTGATAAAAACAACCGCCCGGACCTTACCCCTTTATATAAGTCAAGTGAAACGGTGGGTAAAGTGCTTAAAAAAGGCGATATCGTGATTTATGAATCGACCGTTTATCCCGGTGTTACTGAAGAAGAATGTGTGCCGGTGCTTGAAAAGATCAGCGGACTGAAATTCAATGTTGATTTCTTCGCAGGTTATTCCCCTGAGCGCATCAACCCCGGTGATAAAGAACATACCGTCGAAAAAATCCTGAAAGTAACCGCTGGTTCTACGCCTGAAATAGGACAGAAAGTAGACCAGTTATACAAATCCGTAATCACCGCCGGAACGCATCTCGCACCGACTATTAAAGTGGCTGAAGCTGCCAAAGTGATTGAAAATTCACAACGCGACATCAACATTGCTTTCGTCAACGAACTGTCAAAGATTTTCAACAAGCTCGGAATCGATACGCACGACGTCCTTGAAGCCGCCGGTACCAAATGGAATTTCCTTCCCTTCCGTCCCGGATTGGTTGGCGGGCACTGCATCGGTGTGGATCCGTATTACCTTGCGCAAAAAGCGCAGGAGTGCGGTTACCATCCTGAAATCATCCTTGCGGGCAGGAGGCTCAACGACAGTATGGGCTCTTATGTGGCTTCCGAAGTCGTTAAGCTGATGATACGGAATGGTGTTGTCGTAAATGGTGCTGAACTGCTGATGCTCGGAATTACGTTCAAAGAGAATTGCCCTGACGTAAGGAATACTAAAATCGTTGATGTGATTGCTGCATTGGAAGAATATGGCATCCGTGTTTCTATCTATGATCCATGGGCGAATCCAGCCGAAGTGCAGCACGAATACAAACTGAAAACGACCAATACCATTCCTGATGAAAAATTCGATGCCATTGTGCTCGGCGTTTCGCATCATGAATTCCGCGATATTGATTACGATGTTTTGAAAAAGCCGAATGCGGTTTTATATGACGTAAAAGGCATACTCGGCAGTAAAGCCGACGGTAAATTATAA
- a CDS encoding SDR family oxidoreductase gives MQSTILITGGAGFIGSNLCEHFIGKNYKVVCLDNFATGHRHNIQHLFENPNFTLVEGDIRNIDDCRKAVGGADYVLHQAALGSVPRSINDPVTSNDVNVSGFLNMLVASRDANVKRFVFAASSSTYGDSESLPKVEHVIGKPLSPYAITKYVNELYADIFSKTYGLETIGLRYFNVFGRKQDPKGAYAAVIPKFVMQFMNYESPVINGDGNYSRDFTYIDNVIQMNELAMTTQNPEAVNTVYNTAFGDRTTLNDLVGYLREFLAEHDPAIANVEVVYGPNRAGDIPHSLASIDKAKNLMGYNPQYSMREGLKQAVNWYWNNLK, from the coding sequence ATGCAGTCAACTATATTGATTACGGGTGGGGCGGGATTTATAGGCTCTAATCTTTGTGAACATTTTATTGGCAAAAATTATAAGGTGGTTTGCCTTGATAATTTTGCCACCGGTCACCGCCACAATATCCAGCACCTGTTTGAAAATCCAAATTTCACATTGGTTGAAGGCGATATCAGGAACATAGACGATTGCAGAAAAGCAGTCGGCGGTGCGGATTATGTATTGCATCAGGCTGCGTTAGGTTCAGTTCCAAGGTCTATCAATGACCCCGTGACGAGCAATGATGTAAACGTCAGCGGATTCCTCAATATGTTGGTGGCTTCGCGTGATGCCAATGTGAAAAGGTTTGTATTTGCTGCCAGTTCCTCCACTTATGGTGATTCTGAAAGTTTGCCAAAAGTAGAGCATGTTATAGGGAAACCGCTTTCCCCTTATGCCATCACAAAATATGTAAATGAATTGTACGCCGATATTTTCAGTAAGACCTACGGGCTGGAAACCATCGGATTAAGATATTTTAATGTATTCGGAAGGAAGCAGGACCCAAAAGGGGCGTATGCTGCCGTAATCCCGAAATTCGTGATGCAGTTTATGAATTACGAAAGTCCCGTCATCAACGGCGATGGAAATTATTCAAGGGATTTCACTTATATTGATAACGTCATCCAGATGAATGAACTGGCGATGACCACCCAAAATCCCGAAGCGGTAAATACAGTTTACAATACGGCTTTCGGCGACCGCACCACGCTCAACGACCTCGTCGGTTACCTCAGGGAATTCCTGGCTGAACACGATCCGGCCATAGCCAATGTTGAAGTGGTTTACGGACCGAACCGCGCCGGTGATATTCCGCATTCGCTTGCCAGCATTGACAAAGCGAAAAACCTGATGGGTTACAATCCCCAATATTCCATGCGCGAAGGATTAAAACAGGCCGTAAACTGGTATTGGAACAATCTCAAATAA
- a CDS encoding polysaccharide biosynthesis tyrosine autokinase, protein MLDTKDFSFFESENSFDFKGFLIKTASYWRWFLVSWIVAFTIAYQVNIRKEKIYGLETTISVKEENNPFFTANTSLVFNWGGTSDQVQTIASTLRSRSHNELVVSKLDFFIDYLKEGKYNMIDAYGEAPFYVEFDKKYGQLAGIPIRITFLSESVYQVYINFESDSAGLINYSDNSNSSTAVSKGEFKANFRTGEKVKLPFLNWKLFIKDNPGFYKGNIYFVRFNSFDGTVSGYQGINVEADAKGGSILKLSLQGTNKARIVKYLNTTVQVLKENELAAKNQFATNTINFIDSTMIAMEDQIKRTGDELKAFTKGKNLVQIEGGGAQINGQLLEYEIKKDEVARKIAYYNNLRNYLKNESDFSKLTAPAVAGIEDPNIVVNVSKLISLSTQRSEMKYAVKSKKMFDDFDNQMDAIKNILLENIVSAKSALQYEMNMVTGNMNKANNSIKQLPEDQQELLKIQRKYDLNSNIYNDFLKKRTEADIVKAANVSDIKFIDPAKDVGGGLVGPKTGVNYVLALFLGFIIPLLFVFGIFFVNNSIQNTDDVSKLTTIPLIGVIGKKHTDSNLSVFERPKSALSESFRAIRSSLQFLYKKQNVSGAKTLMITSSVSGEGKTFCSINIATVFAMSEKKTIIIGLDLRKPKIFGDFKISNDIGAVNYLIGQKTLDEIIQPTHIPFLDVITSGPIPPNPAELILSDGMRDMLLLLKEKYDYIILDTPPIGLVSDALELAPYSDVILYVIRQNFTKKDMITLLNTRYKRDEIDNVSIILNSFESKAKYGYGYGYSYGYGYGYGSYSNGYHEDDKKGNIFVRALKFIIGDISLRKNKGD, encoded by the coding sequence ATGCTCGATACCAAGGATTTTTCTTTTTTTGAAAGTGAGAACAGTTTTGATTTTAAAGGCTTTCTGATAAAGACTGCCAGTTATTGGCGTTGGTTCCTGGTAAGCTGGATTGTTGCTTTCACGATTGCATACCAGGTCAATATCAGGAAGGAGAAAATATATGGATTGGAAACCACCATTTCCGTGAAAGAAGAGAACAACCCTTTTTTTACAGCGAATACCAGCCTGGTCTTCAACTGGGGCGGTACTTCAGACCAGGTCCAGACGATTGCTTCCACCTTAAGGTCACGGTCACACAATGAATTGGTGGTCAGTAAGCTTGATTTCTTCATCGATTATCTTAAGGAAGGTAAATACAACATGATTGATGCTTATGGAGAGGCACCATTTTATGTTGAATTTGATAAAAAGTACGGACAGCTTGCAGGGATCCCTATCAGGATTACTTTTTTGAGCGAAAGCGTATACCAGGTCTATATCAATTTTGAGAGTGACAGCGCCGGCCTGATCAATTATTCCGATAATTCTAATAGCAGCACAGCCGTATCCAAAGGGGAATTCAAAGCCAATTTCAGGACGGGCGAAAAAGTAAAACTGCCGTTCCTGAACTGGAAGTTGTTTATAAAAGACAACCCTGGTTTTTACAAAGGAAATATATATTTTGTCCGGTTTAACAGTTTTGACGGCACCGTTTCCGGATACCAGGGCATCAATGTTGAAGCGGATGCGAAAGGTGGATCAATACTGAAGTTGTCACTCCAGGGCACCAATAAAGCCAGGATCGTAAAATACCTTAACACTACGGTACAGGTCCTGAAAGAGAATGAGCTGGCTGCGAAAAACCAATTTGCGACCAACACCATCAACTTTATAGACAGTACGATGATCGCCATGGAAGACCAGATTAAGCGTACAGGCGATGAGCTCAAAGCATTTACAAAAGGAAAAAACCTCGTGCAGATTGAAGGAGGTGGTGCGCAAATCAACGGGCAACTTTTGGAATATGAGATCAAAAAAGATGAAGTGGCCAGAAAAATTGCCTATTACAACAATTTACGGAATTACCTGAAAAACGAAAGTGATTTTTCAAAACTAACGGCACCGGCAGTAGCAGGCATAGAAGACCCGAATATTGTGGTAAACGTCTCAAAACTGATTTCACTTTCCACGCAACGTTCAGAAATGAAATACGCAGTGAAGAGCAAGAAGATGTTTGATGATTTTGACAACCAGATGGACGCTATTAAAAACATATTGCTTGAAAATATCGTTTCTGCAAAATCGGCGCTGCAATATGAAATGAATATGGTGACCGGGAATATGAATAAGGCCAACAATTCCATAAAACAACTTCCGGAAGACCAGCAGGAACTCCTTAAAATCCAGAGAAAATACGATCTTAACAGCAATATCTACAATGATTTCCTGAAAAAAAGGACCGAGGCGGATATTGTCAAGGCCGCAAATGTATCCGATATCAAATTTATCGACCCTGCAAAAGATGTCGGTGGCGGATTGGTAGGCCCGAAAACAGGTGTCAATTATGTGCTGGCGTTATTTTTAGGTTTTATTATACCATTGCTCTTCGTATTCGGGATTTTCTTCGTCAACAATTCCATCCAGAATACCGATGATGTGTCCAAACTGACGACAATCCCATTGATAGGTGTCATCGGTAAAAAGCACACCGACTCGAACCTTTCTGTATTTGAAAGACCAAAGTCGGCCTTGTCCGAATCTTTCAGGGCCATCCGTTCTTCGCTGCAGTTCCTGTACAAAAAACAAAACGTATCGGGAGCCAAGACTTTGATGATTACTTCGTCGGTGAGCGGTGAAGGCAAGACCTTTTGCTCCATTAATATCGCGACCGTGTTTGCAATGAGCGAAAAGAAGACCATCATTATTGGGTTGGATTTAAGGAAGCCTAAGATTTTCGGGGATTTTAAAATCAGCAATGATATCGGTGCCGTGAATTACCTGATTGGGCAAAAAACGCTTGATGAAATCATCCAGCCGACACACATCCCCTTCCTGGATGTCATTACCTCCGGACCGATTCCGCCAAACCCCGCCGAACTGATCCTTAGCGATGGCATGCGCGACATGCTTTTGCTGCTGAAGGAAAAATATGACTACATTATCCTGGACACGCCTCCTATCGGGTTGGTTTCTGATGCGTTGGAACTGGCACCATATTCTGATGTGATATTGTATGTCATCAGGCAGAATTTTACCAAAAAGGACATGATTACCCTATTGAATACCAGATACAAGCGGGATGAAATTGACAATGTCAGCATCATCCTGAACAGTTTCGAAAGCAAGGCAAAATATGGTTATGGCTACGGTTACAGTTATGGTTATGGCTACGGTTACGGAAGCTATTCCAACGGTTACCATGAAGATGACAAGAAAGGGAATATTTTTGTCAGGGCCCTCAAGTTTATCATTGGCGATATTTCGCTGCGTAAAAACAAAGGCGACTAA
- a CDS encoding polysaccharide biosynthesis/export family protein produces MKIRLWCLLLLCAFFTSCIPTKDMVYLQNKSDTVAVSPINPVSLKPYRLQTNDIISITIKAIDQKLVAIFSQNSNAEGGGGESESSLYFNGFTVDDHGNIRIPILGEVNVLGFTLDEVRQKIEKELLETYFNKEADIFVNVKLAGIKFTVNGEVVSPGSKTLFTEKLTILEALANSGDITITGDRKAVTVIRQFPYGTEMHDIDLTDVKSMQSPYYFIQPNDYIYVKPLKQKSWGTGKTGIESLTTIITILSLATTTFLLLKN; encoded by the coding sequence ATGAAGATAAGATTGTGGTGTTTATTATTGCTGTGCGCATTTTTTACTTCCTGTATTCCCACGAAAGACATGGTTTACCTTCAGAATAAATCCGATACTGTAGCGGTAAGTCCCATAAATCCGGTTTCCTTAAAGCCATACAGGCTTCAGACCAATGACATCATAAGCATTACGATCAAAGCAATAGACCAGAAACTGGTGGCGATTTTTAGCCAAAACTCCAATGCTGAAGGCGGCGGAGGAGAATCAGAATCCAGCTTGTATTTCAATGGTTTTACGGTGGATGACCACGGCAACATCAGGATACCCATTCTGGGCGAAGTCAATGTGCTGGGATTTACGCTTGATGAAGTCCGGCAGAAGATCGAAAAGGAATTGCTTGAAACGTATTTTAACAAGGAAGCGGATATATTCGTCAATGTAAAGCTCGCAGGAATAAAATTTACCGTAAACGGGGAGGTTGTGAGTCCGGGATCCAAAACGCTTTTTACAGAAAAGCTGACCATCCTGGAAGCCCTTGCAAATTCCGGGGATATCACGATAACCGGCGACCGCAAGGCAGTGACGGTCATCAGGCAGTTCCCCTACGGCACCGAAATGCATGATATCGACCTTACCGATGTAAAATCCATGCAAAGCCCTTATTATTTTATCCAGCCAAACGATTACATCTATGTCAAGCCCTTAAAGCAAAAGTCATGGGGAACAGGGAAAACCGGTATAGAATCGTTAACCACGATAATTACCATCCTGTCTTTGGCAACAACAACCTTTTTATTGCTTAAAAATTAA
- the recR gene encoding recombination mediator RecR, which translates to MEFSSKILERAVNEMSQLPGIGKRTALRLVLHLLKQPVDQTTFLSQALVAMREDVKFCESCNNISDSEVCEICSNPKRDHALVCVVEDIRDVMAIENTRQFKGIYHVLGGKISPIDGVGPGQLKIAALVDKVKSGKVHELIFALSPTMEGDTTNFYIYKQISDFGIITSAIARGIAVGDELEYADEVTLGRSILQRVPFENSFGNH; encoded by the coding sequence ATGGAATTTTCGTCGAAAATACTCGAAAGGGCAGTCAATGAAATGTCGCAATTGCCCGGCATAGGCAAGCGGACAGCGCTCCGGCTGGTGCTGCATTTATTGAAGCAGCCCGTTGATCAGACCACCTTCCTGTCACAGGCGCTTGTGGCGATGCGCGAGGATGTGAAATTCTGCGAAAGCTGCAACAATATTTCAGATTCGGAAGTGTGCGAAATCTGCTCCAACCCGAAACGCGATCATGCACTGGTTTGTGTGGTGGAAGATATCCGCGATGTAATGGCGATTGAAAATACGCGCCAGTTCAAGGGAATCTACCATGTGCTTGGCGGGAAAATTTCCCCGATTGACGGGGTAGGCCCGGGACAGCTCAAGATTGCGGCGTTGGTAGACAAAGTGAAGTCCGGAAAAGTACATGAGCTCATTTTTGCGTTAAGCCCGACCATGGAAGGCGATACGACGAATTTTTACATTTATAAGCAAATCAGTGATTTTGGCATCATCACCTCTGCGATTGCACGCGGGATTGCGGTGGGCGATGAACTCGAGTATGCTGATGAGGTGACTTTGGGGCGGAGTATACTGCAAAGGGTTCCTTTTGAGAATTCTTTCGGGAACCATTAA
- a CDS encoding sodium:solute symporter yields MSPATILTLIIVYFGMLFIISYFVSRKNSDNDTFFKANKNSRWYLVAFGMIGTALSGVTFISVPGEVGNPDLQFKYFQFILGNAIGFLIIAKVLLPLYYRMNLTSIYGYIEQRLGVVSYKTAASIFLISRTIGSAFRLYLVVIVLQRYVFDAFQIPFALTVLISLGLIFAYTYRGGLKTIIITDTLQTFFLVSSVFLTIYFICDSLDLSAFQAFETVKESNYSKVFFFEDFLKGNYFWKQLLGGIFVTIAMVGLDQDLMQKNLSCKNIGEAQKNMFTFTGIFVLINIFFLSVGALLYMYAEKNGIAIPMVDGVARTDLLFPEIAFHHLTIVPAVVFLLGLTAATFATTDSALTALTTSFCVDFLGMDKAGNQNKPNAVRTRHWIHIAFSLLMFLVIVIFNSVNDASVVKMIFKIASYTYGPLLGLYAFGLFMKSKTVNDKLVPFICLVSPAICFFISKYSEALFGDYVFDNELIIVNGLITFFGLWLISRPADSETRF; encoded by the coding sequence ATGTCTCCGGCAACCATCCTCACACTGATTATCGTCTATTTCGGAATGCTCTTTATCATTTCCTATTTCGTAAGCCGTAAAAACAGCGATAACGATACATTTTTCAAAGCCAATAAAAATTCCAGATGGTACCTCGTCGCTTTCGGGATGATCGGGACGGCGCTGTCCGGGGTGACTTTCATTTCTGTTCCCGGTGAAGTGGGCAATCCGGACCTGCAATTCAAATATTTCCAGTTTATCCTTGGGAATGCCATCGGGTTCCTGATTATTGCCAAAGTACTGCTGCCGCTGTATTACCGCATGAACCTGACCTCCATTTATGGTTATATTGAACAACGCCTGGGGGTTGTAAGCTACAAAACGGCTGCATCCATTTTCTTAATCAGCCGTACGATCGGCTCGGCTTTTCGTTTGTATCTGGTCGTGATCGTGTTGCAGCGCTATGTTTTTGATGCCTTCCAGATCCCGTTTGCACTTACGGTTTTAATTTCGCTGGGGTTGATTTTTGCGTATACCTATCGCGGTGGATTAAAGACCATCATTATTACGGACACGCTGCAAACGTTCTTTTTGGTTTCATCGGTATTCCTGACCATTTATTTTATTTGTGACAGCCTGGATTTATCCGCATTTCAGGCTTTTGAAACGGTAAAGGAAAGTAATTATTCGAAAGTTTTTTTCTTTGAGGATTTCCTTAAAGGCAATTATTTCTGGAAACAGCTTCTGGGCGGAATCTTCGTAACCATTGCCATGGTTGGTCTGGATCAGGATCTGATGCAAAAGAACCTCAGCTGTAAAAACATTGGCGAAGCCCAGAAAAACATGTTTACGTTTACCGGAATTTTTGTGCTGATCAATATCTTCTTCCTGAGCGTCGGGGCGCTGCTATACATGTATGCCGAGAAAAATGGCATCGCAATCCCGATGGTTGATGGCGTGGCAAGAACCGATTTGCTATTTCCAGAGATTGCATTCCACCACCTCACAATCGTTCCGGCAGTGGTCTTTTTATTGGGATTGACCGCCGCAACTTTCGCTACAACCGATTCGGCTTTAACGGCTTTAACGACTTCTTTCTGCGTGGATTTCCTTGGCATGGATAAAGCCGGAAACCAAAACAAGCCCAATGCTGTGAGGACCCGCCATTGGATACACATTGCCTTTTCACTGCTGATGTTTCTGGTAATCGTGATCTTTAATTCGGTTAATGATGCTTCAGTCGTGAAGATGATCTTTAAGATTGCCTCCTATACCTATGGACCGCTTTTAGGTTTGTATGCGTTTGGGCTTTTTATGAAATCGAAAACCGTCAATGACAAACTCGTTCCGTTCATCTGCCTGGTATCGCCGGCAATCTGTTTCTTTATCAGTAAATATTCGGAAGCACTTTTTGGCGATTATGTATTTGACAACGAACTGATTATCGTAAACGGGCTGATTACTTTCTTCGGCTTATGGCTTATCAGCAGGCCCGCGGATTCTGAAACGAGGTTTTAA
- a CDS encoding CoA-binding protein, whose protein sequence is MKNKKTLVLGASENPARYSNMAINRLTGHDHSVVAIGQKEGDVAGVKIQTKQLPFTNIDTVTLYLNPQRQRDYYNYIIGLQPKRVIFNPGTENPELYQLLRANGIQIEVACTLVMLATNQY, encoded by the coding sequence ATGAAAAATAAAAAAACACTCGTACTTGGTGCGTCTGAAAACCCTGCAAGGTATTCCAATATGGCCATCAACCGCCTGACAGGGCACGACCATTCTGTGGTTGCCATCGGGCAGAAGGAAGGTGATGTGGCCGGTGTTAAAATCCAGACCAAACAGCTGCCTTTTACGAATATTGACACAGTGACGTTATATCTGAATCCGCAGCGCCAAAGGGATTATTACAACTACATCATCGGCCTGCAACCCAAAAGGGTCATTTTCAACCCCGGCACCGAAAATCCGGAATTATACCAATTGCTGCGTGCTAACGGAATCCAGATTGAAGTGGCCTGTACCCTGGTGATGCTGGCGACAAATCAGTATTAA